A section of the Hydrogenimonas thermophila genome encodes:
- a CDS encoding EI24 domain-containing protein codes for MTQKIQNRYTEGSLLAKAFSDFLTTKFLTLTTAPFIITMLVSFIFLYYLSGEFFDMLNIAAQIAENPDVAQTQNEMAQFAKEYPIFSAIAGSFLFKAIAGTLFYVIGGGFAVLISVILAVIIIGFFTPYIVAEVQKRHYPTIERKATVPITDYIVFMLKKFALFLLFFFVSLPFYFIPLINIVAVNAPFYFLFHSLLTRDVAGEIFDKDEMKTIFKRAKWRIAATTFILYLLSLIPGVGIFGQVFFVITLAHQFFIEAEHIRKQ; via the coding sequence ATGACTCAAAAGATACAAAATAGATATACAGAAGGCTCTCTTTTAGCCAAGGCTTTTTCAGACTTTTTAACAACAAAATTTTTAACACTTACAACAGCACCGTTTATTATAACGATGCTTGTATCCTTTATTTTTCTCTACTACCTTTCGGGTGAGTTTTTTGATATGTTAAATATAGCTGCACAAATAGCGGAAAATCCGGATGTAGCACAAACACAAAATGAGATGGCTCAATTTGCAAAAGAGTATCCTATCTTTTCTGCAATAGCTGGAAGTTTTCTTTTTAAAGCAATAGCCGGAACACTTTTTTATGTAATTGGTGGAGGATTTGCAGTTCTTATTTCAGTTATTTTAGCTGTAATTATCATAGGTTTTTTTACTCCATATATAGTTGCTGAGGTACAAAAAAGACACTACCCAACAATTGAACGTAAAGCTACTGTACCAATAACAGACTACATCGTTTTTATGCTTAAAAAGTTTGCACTTTTTTTACTCTTTTTCTTTGTATCACTTCCATTTTATTTTATACCTCTTATTAACATTGTTGCAGTTAACGCTCCATTCTATTTTCTATTTCATTCACTTTTAACACGTGATGTTGCAGGTGAGATTTTTGACAAAGATGAGATGAAAACCATTTTTAAAAGAGCAAAGTGGCGTATAGCTGCAACAACTTTCATACTTTATCTGCTTTCGCTGATTCCAGGTGTTGGAATCTTCGGGCAGGTCTTTTTTGTAATTACGCTTGCTCACCAGTTTTTTATAGAAGCAGAACATATAAGAAAACAGTAG